The DNA segment GCCGCAGATCGTCATTCACCACATCAATAATCTCTGTTTTGTATTGTATCTGTCGCAGATTCTCATTTTGCGAATAATAATTAAGCTGTACCTTATCTATATATTTTAAGGGGGGGTACAGATGCGTTAAAGCCGGAAATTTCGTCTGCCATCCAAATCCACCATTCAAGCTAAAGGTAACATCCTGATTAAATAAGTGGAAACCGGGAAACACCCACGCCGCGTTCAATCGTGGATCGAAATATGCCTTATTATTAATGTAATAGCCTTGATCCATATGCAAGGATGCGGAGGCACGAACCCCGGCCTTCACCTCCAAACGATGGCCTTTTATGGGAATTTCAAATTCATCTTCGATGTATACAGCCAACTTTTGCATGGCCGGTACATCTTTGGGTGCTCGTGTACGACCGGTTCCTGCGTAGAGTGGACGGGTGGCATCATATACCTCCCCTTCGCCAAAATTCTTGTCATAACCATAATTGGCTCCCACTAGAAGCTGTTGTTCCACACCCCCGATAAAAGCAACCATATGACCATTTACATAGGTCGAAAAATGAACGGGCTTACCTTCGTTTTTATAATTCGCCACATACGACCCGGGCAAATAGCTTCCATAGTATTCTCCCTCTTCAAGACTCGTAGTTATTGGTTGAAGCTTACCGGTTACTGCTCTGCTCACCTCCATTTCAGTATGTGTATAACTACCGGTAACACTAAATTCTAATTCTTTCAACCAGCTATTAAAAAAACGCGCATGAATCCTTCCTCCTCCTTGTAGCTTGTTATAGTCTTCTTCATAAGAATCCGTCTCTTCGTGGTCTATTTCAGGATCCAGTCTTTTTTCATCAAAGGAACCCGTATAATCCATATTACCCTGAATAACCACCAAGCGATTGTCTCCCTTTAACTGATTCTGGTACCGAAGCGAACCTGTCATGCGAGCATAGTTCTTCTTTGCATCTCTGGGATCATTTTGATAATTCAGATAATCCAAATTAAGATTAAGAGTCTGACTTTTAAACAAGTGCAAACCCTTACCCAAGGCAAAAAGCTTTGAACCAGGCTGTGCTTTATACCTGCCTTTCCAATCGCCTGCCTTATAATTTCTATTAATCAGAACCACTCCACTGGTCAAATCTCCATAACGAACCGAAGGGATGCCTCTGATAATCTCTATGGATTCAATATTATCAGTGGATAACATACGCATATCAATACCCTTACCAGTTGTATTCGTTTGATGAATATCCAGATCTGTCCCCTCGCTATAACCAGTTATGTTTTGCATCTGGGCTTCATTTGAAACCAGCTGACCATCCACCATAAAAGACGTTCCAAAGGATGAATTATAATCATACTGGGTATCTATCGATTGTATAGCGGCCTTTACCTCACGTAATGCGATCAACTGCATACCTGTGAGATCTATATCTGACGAGGTTCCCCCGGGTAATAACTCCATTACATCTGCCAGACTGGTTGGCTGTA comes from the Saccharicrinis fermentans DSM 9555 = JCM 21142 genome and includes:
- a CDS encoding TonB-dependent receptor → MGLKVILGAFLLSMVQFLTGQIIIRGYVEDCTVHAPISFASVLSPTLRQGTATDTEGFFQLKAKVGDTLVVQVSSIGYSSTSVTYLVQAQDNQLSVCLEPAMQNIEEISVIAEEKQSLETSSVISKDALTHLQPTSLADVMELLPGGTSSDIDLTGMQLIALREVKAAIQSIDTQYDYNSSFGTSFMVDGQLVSNEAQMQNITGYSEGTDLDIHQTNTTGKGIDMRMLSTDNIESIEIIRGIPSVRYGDLTSGVVLINRNYKAGDWKGRYKAQPGSKLFALGKGLHLFKSQTLNLNLDYLNYQNDPRDAKKNYARMTGSLRYQNQLKGDNRLVVIQGNMDYTGSFDEKRLDPEIDHEETDSYEEDYNKLQGGGRIHARFFNSWLKELEFSVTGSYTHTEMEVSRAVTGKLQPITTSLEEGEYYGSYLPGSYVANYKNEGKPVHFSTYVNGHMVAFIGGVEQQLLVGANYGYDKNFGEGEVYDATRPLYAGTGRTRAPKDVPAMQKLAVYIEDEFEIPIKGHRLEVKAGVRASASLHMDQGYYINNKAYFDPRLNAAWVFPGFHLFNQDVTFSLNGGFGWQTKFPALTHLYPPLKYIDKVQLNYYSQNENLRQIQYKTEIIDVVNDDLRPNRNRKQELGFRLSTDKMKFHVLAFHEESNKGFKSQREIAIIDYKLYDVSSGPDPATLSAPPTVDMFDYEERQVFEKYSKYTNGAREIKKGIEYQLDLGRMEAIQSRVSINGAYLYNKYELSQGRYVVPQVVLGDKDYPYYGYYLWDDGKTYKQFNTNIRFDTQMEELGLIFSITVQNMWFTDRKYNDYDGMPEYYYSYDQVAHPYLPAYKDDPILGFLYDEDNTFKNNRIPYEGTLNLKVTKLIGKRMKLAFYVNRLLYYAPDYSQAEGFTISRYANPYFGMELNIKL